In Rhodospirillales bacterium, the following proteins share a genomic window:
- the ftsY gene encoding signal recognition particle-docking protein FtsY — protein sequence MSETGWLAKLRQGLGRSSARLAESLGGILRRKLDAAALGEIEDALIAADLGPRVAAKLVAALAKSDANDPEAARARLAGDIAAILAPVARPLAPDPARKPHVILVAGVNGSGKTTTIGKLAKSFRDQGRSVLLAAGDTFRAAAIEQLQVWGERAGVPVIAGPSGGDAAALAFSAFERAKKEGTDVLLIDTAGRLHTKNDLMAELRKIARVLKKLDPDAPHDALLVMDAGIGQNALRQVATFSEMIDVTGLVVTKLDGTAKGGVVVALAEEFAIPIRAIGVGEGIEDLRPFDPRAFARALLDLPE from the coding sequence GTGAGCGAGACCGGCTGGCTAGCCAAACTGCGCCAAGGGCTTGGTCGCTCGTCGGCCAGGCTGGCTGAAAGCCTCGGCGGAATTTTGCGCCGCAAGCTCGACGCGGCGGCGCTCGGCGAGATCGAGGACGCGCTGATCGCCGCCGACCTCGGCCCCAGGGTCGCGGCGAAACTGGTCGCCGCGCTCGCCAAGTCGGACGCGAACGACCCGGAGGCCGCCCGCGCGCGGCTCGCCGGGGACATCGCCGCCATTCTCGCTCCCGTCGCCAGGCCGCTCGCGCCCGATCCGGCGCGAAAGCCCCATGTGATTTTGGTCGCGGGGGTCAACGGCTCGGGCAAAACCACCACCATCGGCAAGCTCGCCAAATCGTTTCGCGACCAGGGCCGCTCGGTGCTGCTCGCGGCCGGCGACACCTTCCGCGCCGCCGCCATCGAGCAGTTGCAGGTTTGGGGCGAGCGTGCGGGCGTTCCGGTGATCGCGGGCCCGTCGGGGGGCGATGCCGCCGCGCTCGCCTTTTCCGCCTTCGAACGGGCCAAGAAGGAAGGAACCGATGTGCTGCTGATCGACACCGCCGGCCGCTTGCACACCAAGAACGACCTGATGGCCGAATTGCGGAAGATCGCGCGCGTCCTGAAAAAACTCGATCCGGACGCGCCGCACGACGCCCTGCTGGTGATGGACGCCGGCATCGGCCAGAATGCGCTTCGCCAGGTCGCGACTTTTAGCGAGATGATCGACGTGACCGGGCTCGTGGTCACCAAGCTCGACGGCACCGCCAAGGGCGGCGTGGTGGTGGCGTTGGCCGAGGAATTCGCCATTCCGATCCGGGCGATCGGCGTCGGCGAGGGAATCGAGGATTTGCGCCCGTTCGATCCGCGCGCCTTCGCCCGCGCGCTGCTCGATTTGCCCGAGTAG
- a CDS encoding EamA family transporter has translation MSLQFGLAVLVLFAAFAHAAWNALIKSSGDSFLTFSMLRAVAFVGGVTGAALLPLPDAAAWPYLAATAVVHNIYYLLLLYSYRHGDLSLVYPIARGAAPMLVVAAAVPFADEVPGLGGALGIALVTLGILALAFARGIPKGADGRAIALALATALSVVAYTLIDGLGARASGDAIAYAAWLFLFESVPFVVYALGWRWADFVPHAKREWPRGLAGGLLMMLTYGIVIYAFTHGALAYVSALRETSVLFAAIIGTFLLKESFGPRRIAAAGAIVAGILLMQIGG, from the coding sequence TTGTCCCTGCAATTCGGCCTCGCGGTGTTGGTCTTGTTCGCCGCGTTCGCGCACGCGGCCTGGAACGCGCTGATCAAGTCGAGCGGGGATTCGTTCCTCACCTTTTCCATGCTGCGCGCGGTCGCTTTCGTCGGCGGCGTCACGGGCGCCGCGTTGCTGCCGTTGCCGGACGCGGCGGCGTGGCCTTATCTCGCCGCCACCGCGGTGGTGCATAACATCTATTATCTCCTGCTCCTCTATTCCTACCGGCACGGAGACTTGAGCTTGGTTTATCCGATCGCGCGCGGTGCGGCGCCGATGCTGGTGGTCGCCGCCGCCGTGCCGTTCGCGGACGAGGTTCCCGGCCTCGGCGGCGCGCTCGGGATCGCGCTGGTGACGCTGGGGATCCTGGCGCTCGCTTTCGCGCGCGGAATTCCCAAGGGCGCCGACGGCCGCGCCATCGCGCTCGCGCTGGCAACCGCCCTTTCGGTCGTCGCCTACACCCTGATCGACGGGCTCGGGGCGCGCGCATCGGGCGACGCCATCGCCTACGCCGCGTGGCTGTTTCTGTTCGAAAGCGTGCCGTTCGTGGTTTACGCGCTCGGCTGGCGGTGGGCGGATTTCGTCCCCCACGCCAAACGCGAATGGCCTCGCGGCCTCGCGGGCGGCCTCTTGATGATGCTGACCTACGGCATCGTGATTTACGCGTTTACCCACGGTGCACTCGCCTACGTCTCGGCGCTCCGTGAAACTTCGGTCCTGTTCGCCGCGATTATCGGAACTTTTCTATTGAAAGAATCCTTCGGGCCCCGGCGTATCGCCGCGGCCGGTGCCATCGTTGCCGGGATTCTCCTGATGCAGATCGGCGGGTAG